One Archocentrus centrarchus isolate MPI-CPG fArcCen1 chromosome 10, fArcCen1, whole genome shotgun sequence genomic region harbors:
- the ankhd1 gene encoding ankyrin repeat and KH domain-containing protein 1 isoform X2 → MQDAVAGTAMLTDGFEDEIDSVTPRSPVAGMGVGATPGGVGLGGIGIGVGGKKVRLYGEPGGPAAERLDFKLAAAAVLSSGPGSGSDEDEVSEVESFILDQEDLDNPIMKTASELLLSSATDGVDLRTVDPETQARLEALLEAAGIGKLSTADGKAFADPEVLRRLTSSVSCALDEAAAALTRMRAENTLNAGQADNLVIFSRSLAEACSDGDVNAVRKLLDEGRSVNEHTEEGESLLCLACSAGYYELAQVLLAMHANVEDRGIKGDITPLMAAASGGYVDIVKLLLVHGADVNAQSSTGNTALTYACAGGFVDVVKVLLKEGANIEDHNENGHTPLMEAASAGHVEVARVLLEYGAGINTHSNEFKESALTLACYKGHLDMVRFLLEAGADQEHKTDEMHTALMEACMDGHVEVARLLLDSGAQVNMPADSFESPLTLAACGGHVELAALLIERGANLEEVNDEGYTPLMEAAREGHEEMVALLLAQGANINAQTEETQETALTLACCGGFLEVADFLIKAGADIELGCSTPLMEAAQEGHLELVKYLLAAGANVHATTATGDTALTYACENGHTDVADVLLQAGANLEHESEGGRTPLMKAARAGHLCTVQFLISKGANVNRATANNDHTVVSLACAGGHLAVVELLLAHGADPTHRLKDGSTMLIEAAKGGHTNVVSYLLDYPNNILSVPAPDLSQLTPPSQDASQVPRVPFQALAMVVPPQEPDRAPSNIATPPPVSSKGVSKQRQAALQPGVPTSVGRGPEAEPLPPFHLCQPLECIVEETEGKLNELGQRISAIEKAQLQSLELIQGEPLTKDKIEELKKSREEQVQKKKKILKELQKVERQLQLKTQQQFTKEYMEAKGLKEEQEAGQSQGPGPGPGSASSAPGPLLTTPGVHSGSDKDEQTSKDVEQDEQQEEDVEEDEEDDDEEGSEEEADGEEDDYPKLPQVCTILHRDGPQLPQQPPLPPSPQTQPQPPPPPLQAAFVPIQPRPDYNPADYPGSTSPELQRVLVGQQMLGQQQGQGQQLAGLGPGMIPQQAPNGLMVATPAQTLTDTLDDIMAAVSSRVPMLNTTTSPTPLSQPPTQTPANIASPPSVLPLYPSVDIDAHTESNHDTALTLACAGGHEELVSVLIARGANIEHRDKKGFTPLILAATAGHVGVVEVLLDKGGDIEAQSERTKDTPLSLACSGGRQEVVELLLLRGANKEHRNVSDYTPLSLAASGGYVNIIKILLNAGAEINSRTGSKLGISPLMLAAMNGHVPAVKLLLDMGSDINAQIETNRNTALTLACFQGRAEVVSLLLDRKANVEHRAKTGLTPLMEAASGGYAEVGRVLLDKGADVNAPPVPSSRDTALTIAADKGHYKFCELLINRGAHIDVRNKKGNTPLWLAANGGHFDVVQLLVHASADVDAADNRKITPLMAAFRKGHVKVVQYLVKEVNQFPSDIECMRYIATIADKELLKKCHQCMETIVKAKDHQAAEANKNASILLKELDLEKSREESKKQALAAKREKRKEKRKKKKEEQKRKQEEEEGQKTKEETSEMQEQKEDSAEEPEVPIEPPSATTTTTIGISATSTTFTTAFSKKRASVATTPSTNRKNKKNKTKDSVPNEPIILQDPQVALAQHKADKNKIHGEPRGGGGGVTGGNSDSDPLDSTDCASESSSSGSKSQELNYLPDLTSSATSSSSSSSSSSSSAPSSGAAQALLPGPEKRHSSQPQTDGKVDNKVTVSISKPTQKVADTSDSTSNSLPSPFKTMALPVTSPNSKLSLTSPKRGQKREEGWKEVVRRSKKLSVPASVVSRIMGRGGCNITAIQDVTGAHIDVDKQKDKNGERMITIRGGTESTRYAVQLINALIQDPAKELEDLIPRNHIRAPGSKTTSASFTSTTGATSGSTTGPKALSSLATSPGVSFQPSSSSSSSSSQPGGKIGKGLSSNVRQPFPVSLSLAYTHPQLALLAAQTMHQIRHPRLPMAQFGGTFSPAASTWGPFPVRPVSPGSANSSPKHSGGTNNTGPQARPNSSHSEHSSTTSSGAPVTTTNTTTTSAPNTSAVAASPHTPNPTPYNPQPSVPTPSTVRKQLFAPDPKPAGVTPVSAAAPSSASSTVRGTGSPAHHSSTTTTANVPQQPVGPISQPPIQAVKTEPSAAPPTGKDKSSLPVESQSVAVSESVNSVGFTTPAMALAPKTEPRQHLPPPPSSVPSTEAPLPHLNLQPSSHLPTAPPPVFSHNITHPNSTVPHFSAPAPRVSHRMQPPGPYYSLPEQQQTQQQQQSVFVPFSAHQEAPKQTQNQNSQPTSLPPQAQTQAQAQAPGSLQVSANLGMMNGSQMQHVTSAGKPQQMPPNFGPAGLFNFSSIFDNNSQVGNSQVWGACHLPARSPPEQSFSAPQAYMSMGQLENMMPPPPPDSSKAPGYRSTSQRMGNSPIALTSYATNISGSPVFLPGHTAGAPSFSRQHFSPHPWSASTSGESPVPPPSTVSSSALSTSAVASPPQPKPGSSSQQDRKVPPPIGTERLARIRQTGSVNPPLLTTSYTASVGQGGIWSFGVGSASEAMSGWSQPLMNSHMMHPQLHAEQSAFSQHQPMEQDDTGIANPANSYHQPQHLPNSYMDFPKGMPMSMYGGTMLPPHPTMAEGPGGPMYNGLHAGDPAWSPIIKVVPNNADNSDPQQQVWTGTWAPHVGNVHLNHVN, encoded by the exons GCATCGGTAAATTGTCCACTGCCGATGGTAAAGCTTTTGCAGACCCCGAGGTGCTACGCAGACTGACGTCATCCGTGAGTTGTGCCCTGGACGAGGCCGCAGCTGCCCTAACCCGGATGAGAGCTGAAAACACACTCAACGCCGGCCAAGCCGACAA TCTGGTTATTTTCAGCCGTAGTTTAGCAGAGGCGTGTTCAGATGGAGATGTCAACGCCGTACGCAAATTGCTGGATGAGGGCCGGAGCGTCAATGAACACACGGAGGAAGGGGAGAGCCTGCTGTGCCTCGCTTGCTCGGCTGGCTATTATGAACTTGCACAG GTTTTGTTGGCTATGCATGCCAATGTGGAGGACAGGGGCATCAAGGGGGACATAACGCCACTCatggctgctgccagtggagGTTATGTGGACATTGTCAAACTACTTCTTGTCCATGGGGCAGATGTCAATGCACAGTCCTCTACTG GAAACACAGCTTTGACGTATGCATGTGCCGGTGGCTTCGTGGACGTTGTGAAGGTGCTGCTGAAAGAGGGTGCTAACATTGAGGACCACAACGAGAACGGACACACACCTCTCATGGAGGCGGCCAGTGCTGGCCATGTAGAGGTGGCCAGGGTACTTTTGGAGTATGGCGCTGGCATCAACACACACTCCAATGAGTTCAAGGAGAGTGCTCTCACACTTGCGTGCTACAAAG GTCACTTGGATATGGTGCGCTTTCTCTTGGAGGCTGGAGCAGACCAGGAACACAAAACGGATGAGATGCACACAGCGCTGATGGAGGCCTGCATG GATGGCCATGTGGAGGTGGCACGGCTGCTGTTGGACAGCGGCGCTCAAGTCAACATGCCAGCTGATTCCTTTGAGTCGCCCCTTACCCTGGCAGCTTGTGGAGGACATGTGGAGTTGGCAGCCTTGCTCATAGAGAGGGGTGCCAACTTGGAGGAG GTTAATGATGAGGGCTACACTCCGCTAATGGAGGCAGCTAGGGAGGGACACGAGGAGATGGTAGCACTGCTGCTGGCTCAAG GTGCTAACATCAATGCCCAAACAGAGGAGACCCAGGAGACCGCGTTGACTCTTGCATGTTGTGGAGGCTTCTTGGAAGTGGCAGACTTCCTCATTAAAGCGGGAGCAGACATTGAGTTGGGCTGCTCTACGCCTTTAATGGAAGCTGCGCAAGAAGGCCATCTGGAATTGGTGAAATACCTATTGGCTGCAG GAGCAAATGTTCATGCCACAACGGCAACTGGCGATACAGCTCTGACGTATGCGTGTGAGAACGGACACACTGATGTGGCAGATGTGCTGTTGCAggctggagccaatttg GAGCATGAGTCTGAAGGGGGGCGGACGCCCTTAATGAAGGCAGCAAGGGCAGGACATCTTTGTACAGTGCAGTTTCTTATCAGCAAAG GTGCTAATGTGAACAGAGCCACTGCCAATAATGATCACACAGTGGTTTCTTTGGCCTGTGCTGGAGGACATCTGGCTGTGGTTGAGCTGTTGCTGGCACACGGAGCAGATCCTACACACAGACTCAAA GATGGTTCAACCATGTTGATAGAAGCTGCTAAGGGTGGGCACACCAATGTAGTTTCCTACCTGTTGGACTACCCCAACAACATCCTGTCTGTCCCAGCCCCTGACCTTTCGCAGCTCACCCCCCCATCGCAAGATGCCTCTCag GTTCCTCGTGTCCCATTCCAAGCTCTCGCCATGGTAGTGCCCCCTCAGGAGCCAGACAGAGCTCCATCAAACATTGCTACACCCCCACCTGTCTCCAGCAAAG GCGTGTCCAAACAGAGACAAGCAGCCCTTCAACCCGGTGTCCCCACCTCTGTTGGCCGGGGACCTGAAGCAGAGCCTCTGCCACCCTTCCATTTGTGCCAGCCGCTAGAGTGCATtgtggaggagacagagggaaagcTGAATGAGCTGGGCCAGAGAATTAGCGCTATTGAGAAGGCCCAGCTACAGTCACTAGAACTCATTCAGGGGGAGCCGCTCACCAAAGACAAGAttgaggagctgaagaagagcCGAGAGGAGCAG gttcagaagaagaagaaaatcttGAAggagctgcagaaggtggagcgCCAACTGCAGttgaaaacacagcaacagttCACCAAAGAGTACATGGAGGCAAAGGGCTtaaaggaggagcaggaggctgGACAGAGCCAGGGCCCGGGCCCGGGGCCTGGAAGTGCATCGTCTGCTCCAGGGCCCCTTCTCACCACACCGGGAGTACACAGTGGCTCTGACAAGGACGAACAGACAAGTAAAGATGTGGAACAGGAtgaacagcaggaggaggacgTAGAAGAG gatgaggaagatgatgatgaagaaggcTCAGAGGAAGAAGCAGATGGAGAAGAGGATGATTACCCCAAGCTTCCTCAGGTGTGCACAATCCTCCACAGGGATGGGCCACAGCTTCCACAGCAGCCTCCTCTTCCCCCTTCGCCACAGACCCAGCCCCAGCCGCCTCCTCCGCCTCTTCAGGCAGCCTTCGTCCCCATCCAACCTCGGCCAGACTACAACCCTGCAGACTACCCAGGAAGTACCAGTCCAGAACTGCAGAGGGTACTAGTAGGGCAGCAGATGTTAGGCCAGCAGCAGGGTCAGGGTCAGCAGCTGGCTGGGTTAGGCCCTGGAATGATACCTCAACAGGCTCCAAATGGGCTCATGGTCGCTACACCTGCACAGacgctcacagacacactggaCGACATCATGGCAG CTGTGAGCAGCCGCGTGCCCATGCTGAACACTACAACTTCACCCACACCCCTTTCCCAGCCACCCACACAGACGCCTGCAAACATCGCCTCTCCCCCATCAGTCCTACCCCTCTACCCCTCCGTTGACATAGACGCACAT ACGGAGAGTAATCATGACACAGCCCTGACGCTGGCATGTGCAGGAGGACACGAGGAGCTTGTGTCTGTCCTGATTGCACGGGGAGCCAATATTGAGCACCGGGATAAAAAAG GCTTTACTCCACTGATCCTGGCTGCCACCGCTGGCCATGTAGGTGTGGTTGAGGTACTCCTGGACAAAGGGGGTGACATTGAGGCTCAATCAGAGAGAACCAAAGACACACCCCTGTCCCTGGCCTGCTCTGGGGGACGCCAGGAG GTTGttgagttgctgctgctgcgggGAGCCAATAAGGAACACCGCAATGTCTCAGACTACACGCCTCTCAGCCTGGCTGCTTCTGGGGGTTACGTCAACATCATCAAAATACTTCTCAATGCTGGTGCCGAGATTAACTCTAG gaCTGGCAGTAAACTGGGCATCTCTCCCCTGATGCTGGCAGCTATGAATGGGCACGTGCCAGCAGTGAAGCTGTTGCTGGATATGGGTTCAGACATCAATGCCCAGATTGAGACCAACAGAAACACAGCTTTGACTCTAGCCTGCTTTCAGGGGCGGGCTGAGGTTGTCAGTCTGCTGCTAGATCGCAAGGCCAACGTAGAGCATCGTGCTAAG ACCGGCCTTACTCCTCTGATGGAAGCAGCCTCAGGAGGTTATGCAGAGGTGGGCCGAGTGCTGCTGGACAAAGGCGCCGACGTCAACGCCCCCCCTGTTCCTTCGTCCCGAGACACTGCTCTCACAATTGCTGCCGACAAGGGCCACTACAAGTTTTGTGAGCTTCTCATCAACAG gGGTGCACACATTGACGTACGAAACAAGAAAGGGAACACTCCCCTCTGGCTGGCAGCAAATGGTGGTCATTTTGATGTGGTCCAGCTCCTGGTGCATGCCAGCGCTGATGTGGATGCAGCTGACAACCGAAAGATTACCCCACTCATGGCTGCTTTTCGCAAG GGTCAtgtgaaggtggtgcagtatcttgtGAAGGAGGTCAACCAATTCCCATCCGATATTGAGTGCATGAGATACATCGCCACCATTGCTGATAAG GAGCTGTTGAAGAAATGTCACCAATGCATGGAGACCATTGTCAAAGCTAAAGACCACCAGGCTGCAGAGGCCAACAAGAACGCTAGCATTCTCCTCAAGGAGCTAGACTTGGAGAAG TCCCGAGAGGAGAGCAAGAAGCAGGCTCTGGCTGCCAAGCGtgagaagaggaaggagaaacgcaagaagaagaaggaggaacagaagaggaaacaggaggaagaggaggggcaGAAAACAAAGGAGGAGACCTCTGAGATGCAGGAGCAGAAGGAGGATTCAGCTGAAG AACCAGAGGTTCCTATTGAACCTCCGAGtgcaaccaccaccaccaccattggTATATCTGCCACCTCCACCACTTTCACTACAGCTTTCAGTAAGAAGCGAGCGAGTGTGGCTACTACCCCAAGCACCAATCGCAAGAACAAAAAGAATAAGACCAAGGATTCGGTGCCCAATGAACCAATCATTTTGCAGGATCCGCAG GTTGCACTAGCACAGCACAAGGCTGACAAGAACAAGATCCACGGTGAGCcacggggtgggggtgggggagtgaCAGGCGGCAACAGTGATTCTGACCCCTTGGATAGCACCGATTGTGCcagtgagagcagcagcagtgggagCAAGAGCCAGGAGCTCAACTACCTCCCTGACCTCACTTCCtctgccacctcctcctcctcttcctcctcatcctcttcttcctcagccCCCTCCTCAGGAGCAGCCCAAGCCCTCCTGCCCGGCCCAGAGAAGAGACACAGTTCTCAGCCACAGACTGACGGCAAAGTGGACAATAAGGTCACAGTCTCCATCTCAAAACCGACGCAAAA AGTTGCAGATACAAGCGACTCCACCTCCaactccctgccctccccattcAAGACCATGGCTCTTCCCGTCACCTCACCCAACAGTAAGCTCAGCCTCACGAGTCCAAAGAGAggacagaaaagagaagaaggTTGGAAGGAGGTGGTCAGAAG ATCAAAGAAGCTTTCTGTGCCAGCGTCTGTTGTGTCTCGGATCATGGGCCGAGGAGGCTGCAACATAACAGCCATCCAAGACGTGACAGGAGCTCACATTGACGTGGACAAACAAAAGGACAAGAATGGAGAGAGGATGATCACCATAAG AGGAGGCACAGAGTCTACGAGGTATGCGGTCCAGCTGATCAATGCTCTGATCCAGGACCCCGCCAAAGAGCTTGAGGATCTGATTCCCCGGAATCACATCAGAGCGCCTGGTTCTAAAACGACCTCAGCTTCTTTCACCAGTACCACGGGGGCCACCAGTGGTTCAACCACTGGGCCAAAGGCTCTAAGCTCATTGGCCACTTCCCCAGGCGTCTCGTTTCAGCCCTCCTCATCCtcgtcttcatcctcctctcagcctgggggaAAGATTGGAAAAGGGCTGTCCTCAAACGTCAGGCAGCCTTTCCCAGTGTCTCTGTCCCTGGCATACACCCATCCTCAGCTGGCTCTCCTGGCTGCTCAGACCATGCACCAGATCAGACACCCTCGCCTACCTATGGCACAGTTTGGTGGCACCTTCTCTCCTGCTGCTAGCACCTGGGGACCTTTCCCGGTGCGTCCTGTAAGTCCCGGCAGCGCTAACAGCTCCCCCAAACACAGTGGAGGAACCAATAATACGGGGCCCCAGGCCAGACCCAACTCATCTCACAGTGAGCACAGCAGCACTACAAGCTCAGGAGCCCCAGTCACAACCACcaataccaccaccaccagtgcTCCTAACACATCTGCTGTTGCAGCCTCGCCTCACACGCCTAACCCTACTCCATATAATCCCCAGCCTAGTGTTCCCACGCCTTCCACCGTCAGGAAACAGCTCTTTGCCCCTGACCCCAAGCCTGCTGGTGTCACACCTGTTTCCGCTGCAGCACCTTCTAGTGCCAGCAGTACAGTACGAGGCACCGGCTCTCCCGCACATCACAGTTCCACTACAACTACAGCTAATGTTCCTCAGCAGCCGGTGGGACCCATTTCACAGCCCCCCATCCAGGCAGTTAAAACAGAGCCCAGTGCTGCTCCCCCTACTGGAAAAGACAAGTCGTCTCTGCCAGTAGAGAGCCAGTCTGTTGCTGTCAGTGAGAGTGTCAACTCTGTGGGTTTCACCACCCCTGCCATGGCTTTAGCTCCAAAGACAGAGCCCCGACAACACTtacctccccctccctcctctgtacCATCCACAGAGGCTCCACTGCCCCATCTCAACCTGCAACCTAGCTCCCACCTTCCCACAGCACCACCTCCTGTTTTCTCGCACAATATCACACACCCCAACAGCACCGTACCCCACTTCTCTGCCCCTGCGCCCAGAGTCTCCCATCGTATGCAGCCACCAGGGCCTTATTATTCCCTTCCTGAGCAGCAGCAAactcagcagcaacagcagtctGTGTTTGTACCCTTCAGCGCTCATCAAGAAGCCCCGAAACAAACCCAAAACCAGAATTCCCAGCCAACAAGTTTGCCTCCACAAGCCCAGACCCAAGCTCAAGCCCAGGCTCCAGGCTCCCTTCAGGTCTCTGCTAATCTTGGGATGATGAACGGTTCTCAAATGCAGCATGTCACCAGTGCAGGCAAGCCTCAGCAGATGCCCCCTAACTTTGGTCCTGCAGGTCTCTTCAATTTCAGCAGCATTTTTGATAATAATAGCCAG GTGGGAAACAGTCAGGTATGGGGTGCATGCCATTTGCCTGCACGATCACCTCCAGAGCAGTCTTTCTCTGCCCCACAAGCGTACATGAGCATGGGCCAGCTGGAGAATATGATGCCCCCACCTCCTCCAGACAGCTCCAAAGCCCCTGGCTACCGCTCCACCTCCCAGAGGATGGGCAACAGCCCCATTG CATTGACCAGCTATGCCACCAATATCTCTGGCAGTCCTGTGTTTCTACCTGGTCATACAGCTGGCGCACCCTCATTCAGCAGACAGCACTTTTCTCCTCACCCATGGAGTGCATCCACATCAG GTGAATCTCCTGTCCCACCTCCCTCCACAGTGTCCTCGTCTGCCCTTTCCACCTCAGCGGTTGCTTCTCCTCCACAGCCTAAGCCAGGCAGCTCCTCGCAACAGGATCGCAAGGTCCCCCCACCCATCGGCACAGAGCGATTGGCCAGGATTAGGCAGACCGGGTCTGTAAACCCACCTCTGCTCACAACCAGCTACACAGCATCAGTTGGACAAGGAGGCATTTGGTCATTTGGGGTTGGCAGTGCTTCAG AGGCCATGTCTGGTTGGTCCCAGCCCTTGATGAACAGCCACATGATGCACCCACAGCTGCATGCGGAACAATCAGCCTTCTCTCAGCACCAGCCCATGGAGCAGGATGACACGGGCATTGCAAACCCTGCTAACAGCTACCACCAGCCGCAACATTTGCCCAACAGTTACATGGATTTCCCAAAG GGGATGCCCATGTCAATGTATGGAGGAACCATGCTGCCCCCTCATCCTACCATGGCAGAGGGCCCAGGGGGGCCAATGTACAATGGTTTGCACGCTGGTGACCCTGCATGGAGCCCCATCATTAAAGTGGTCCCAAACAATGCGGATAACTCTGACCCACAACAACAG GTGTGGACTGGTACCTGGGCACCTCATGTGGGCAATGTGCACCTGAACCATGTCAATTAG